In Spirochaeta thermophila DSM 6578, the following proteins share a genomic window:
- a CDS encoding 3-isopropylmalate dehydratase small subunit gives MAYGFGGKVLFLDRSDINTDEIIPARYLTEISKEALAPYLLEDLKLEGFDPKRDLEEVKVIVTRENFGCGSSREHAVWALEVNGITTVIAAGFARIFRQNMFNCGLLAITLAPELIDDLFREFSAGEALATIDLAKSEVTIRGGEKEKTVPFELGPFERTLVEAGGWVEYADSHY, from the coding sequence GCTTTGGAGGAAAAGTCCTCTTTCTGGACAGGTCCGACATCAACACCGATGAGATCATCCCGGCACGGTATCTCACCGAGATCTCCAAGGAAGCCCTCGCGCCTTACCTCCTCGAGGATCTCAAACTCGAGGGGTTCGATCCGAAGCGGGATCTCGAGGAGGTGAAGGTGATCGTCACCAGGGAGAACTTCGGGTGCGGGTCCTCGAGGGAGCATGCGGTGTGGGCCCTGGAAGTGAACGGGATCACCACGGTGATCGCGGCCGGATTCGCCCGCATCTTCCGTCAGAACATGTTCAACTGCGGACTCCTCGCCATCACCCTCGCCCCTGAACTCATCGACGATCTCTTCAGGGAGTTCTCCGCCGGCGAGGCCCTCGCCACGATCGATCTCGCGAAGAGCGAGGTGACGATCAGAGGGGGGGAGAAGGAAAAGACCGTTCCGTTTGAGCTCGGGCCGTTCGAGCGGACCCTGGTCGAGGCGGGTGGTTGGGTCGAGTACGCCGATTCCCACTACTGA
- a CDS encoding NUDIX hydrolase, translating into MSEHTRPHLVWKEHSRTPVFTTPVFTAVKSRRRGPHDQEADFYLLEVPDWVNVVPLVRDPQGRECFLMVWQYRHGIGDLCLEFPGGVIDRGEQPEEAAARELREETGYRAGTLVLLGRIRPNPAFLDNWTYTFLATDLTLEGAQRLDEHEHIDPVLIPVEEVERSMGDPPLQHALMVVALHWYRRWKEERRG; encoded by the coding sequence ATGAGCGAACACACACGACCCCACCTCGTCTGGAAGGAACACAGCCGAACCCCCGTGTTCACCACCCCGGTCTTCACCGCCGTGAAATCGAGGAGGAGGGGGCCTCACGATCAGGAGGCGGACTTCTACCTCCTCGAGGTGCCCGACTGGGTGAACGTCGTGCCCCTCGTGCGCGACCCGCAGGGGAGGGAGTGCTTTCTCATGGTGTGGCAGTACCGTCACGGCATAGGAGATCTGTGCCTCGAGTTCCCCGGCGGGGTCATCGACCGCGGCGAGCAGCCGGAAGAGGCGGCTGCCCGCGAGCTCCGCGAGGAGACGGGCTATCGGGCGGGCACGCTCGTCCTCCTCGGACGAATCCGCCCCAACCCCGCATTCCTCGACAACTGGACCTACACCTTTCTCGCCACGGACCTCACCCTGGAGGGGGCCCAGCGGCTCGACGAGCACGAACACATCGATCCGGTCCTTATCCCCGTGGAAGAGGTAGAGCGGAGCATGGGAGACCCGCCGCTTCAGCATGCCCTCATGGTGGTGGCCCTCCACTGGTATCGCAGGTGGAAGGAGGAACGCCGTGGCTGA
- the ychF gene encoding redox-regulated ATPase YchF yields MALNCGIVGLPNVGKSTIFSALTAAPAEAANYPFCTIDPNVGIVEVPDPRLHRIAEIIHPRKVVPAAMEFVDIAGLVRGASKGEGLGNQFLAHIRQVGIIAHVVRCFEDPDVAHVSGKVDPAEDIATITTELCLADLETVEKRLARLEKQRKSHDRIQAKQAEETIPLLQRVGSRLSEGVPVRAQGIEKEELERLSDLFLLTAKKQIYVCNVDEEGIHTENDYVKAVRDIAESEGADVVVLCGKLEAEIAMLEDPEERRAFLEDAGLSEPALNVLIRAAFHTLGLRTFFTAGEKEARAWPFPEGITAQEAAGLIHTDFMKGFVRAEVYRCDDLFELGSEQKIREAGRLRLEGRDYIVQDGDVVYFRVNV; encoded by the coding sequence ATGGCACTCAACTGTGGTATCGTGGGACTCCCCAATGTGGGCAAGTCGACCATCTTTTCGGCCCTCACCGCCGCGCCGGCCGAAGCCGCGAACTACCCCTTCTGTACCATCGATCCCAATGTGGGGATCGTGGAAGTGCCCGATCCCCGGCTCCACAGGATCGCGGAGATCATACACCCCCGCAAGGTGGTACCCGCCGCCATGGAGTTCGTCGACATCGCAGGTCTCGTGAGGGGGGCATCGAAGGGAGAGGGTCTCGGCAACCAGTTCCTGGCCCACATCCGACAGGTGGGGATCATCGCCCACGTGGTGCGGTGTTTCGAGGACCCCGACGTGGCCCACGTGAGCGGCAAGGTGGATCCGGCCGAGGACATTGCCACGATCACCACGGAACTCTGCCTCGCCGATCTCGAGACCGTGGAAAAACGTCTCGCCCGCCTCGAGAAACAGCGGAAGTCGCACGACAGGATCCAGGCGAAACAGGCCGAAGAGACGATCCCCCTCCTCCAGAGGGTGGGCTCCCGGCTCTCCGAGGGCGTCCCGGTGAGAGCCCAGGGCATCGAGAAGGAGGAACTGGAGCGTCTCTCCGACCTCTTCCTCCTGACTGCCAAGAAGCAGATCTACGTCTGTAATGTGGACGAAGAGGGGATCCATACCGAGAACGACTACGTGAAGGCGGTGAGGGACATCGCGGAAAGCGAAGGGGCCGACGTGGTGGTCCTCTGCGGAAAGCTGGAGGCCGAGATCGCGATGCTGGAAGATCCGGAGGAGCGGCGGGCCTTCCTGGAAGACGCAGGGCTGTCGGAGCCGGCCCTCAACGTGCTCATCCGCGCGGCCTTCCACACCCTCGGGCTGCGTACCTTCTTCACCGCAGGGGAGAAAGAAGCGAGGGCCTGGCCCTTTCCGGAGGGCATCACCGCCCAGGAGGCGGCCGGACTCATCCACACCGACTTCATGAAAGGCTTCGTGCGCGCAGAGGTCTACCGGTGTGACGACCTCTTCGAGCTGGGTTCCGAGCAGAAGATCCGGGAAGCCGGCAGGCTGCGCCTCGAGGGCCGAGACTATATCGTACAGGATGGAGACGTCGTCTACTTCAGGGTCAACGTATAG
- a CDS encoding ISNCY family transposase, whose amino-acid sequence MIEMSLKELKRAEVLGKMESQGLTNEQVAQILGVSKRQVQRWEKRLREGGIAGLRHGNRGKPSGNRKEEEFRQRVVSRYRERYGDFGPTFASEQLAKEGLEVDHETLRRWLLEEGIWARKKRRKPYRSRRKRRACFGELVQFDGSPHDWFEGRRSACCLMVMVDDATGITYARFSEQETSAAAMQLLWGWVEQYGIPMSLYCDLKNGYKTLREPTLEEQLAGKEPKTAFERACDKLGVQIVSAYSPQAKGRVERRNGILQDRLVKELRLAGICTIEEANRYLWETFLPQFNERFAVEAEDSQDVHVRCTKETKLKEIFCFEANRVVQNDYTIYYERQVLQIKNDKGFLPRPKQKVLVRKYLDETISLFHENRELKYERVTPARRTKQRAG is encoded by the coding sequence ATGATCGAGATGAGTCTAAAGGAATTAAAACGAGCGGAAGTGTTGGGGAAGATGGAAAGCCAAGGTCTGACGAACGAGCAGGTAGCGCAGATCTTAGGGGTGAGCAAACGGCAGGTGCAGCGGTGGGAGAAGAGGCTCCGGGAAGGGGGGATCGCGGGATTGCGGCATGGGAACCGAGGCAAACCGTCGGGGAATCGGAAGGAGGAGGAGTTTCGGCAGAGGGTGGTGAGTAGGTATCGGGAGAGGTACGGGGATTTTGGGCCGACGTTTGCGAGCGAGCAGTTGGCGAAGGAAGGTCTTGAGGTGGATCACGAGACGCTACGCAGGTGGCTGCTGGAGGAAGGAATCTGGGCGAGGAAGAAGAGGAGGAAGCCGTACCGAAGCCGGAGGAAACGGCGGGCCTGTTTTGGGGAGCTGGTTCAGTTTGACGGGTCCCCGCATGATTGGTTTGAAGGACGGCGCAGTGCCTGTTGCTTGATGGTGATGGTGGATGATGCGACGGGGATCACGTATGCGCGGTTCAGTGAACAGGAGACGAGCGCTGCGGCGATGCAGCTGCTGTGGGGCTGGGTGGAGCAGTATGGGATCCCGATGAGTCTGTACTGTGACTTGAAAAACGGCTACAAGACGCTGCGGGAACCGACGCTGGAGGAACAGTTGGCGGGCAAAGAGCCGAAAACCGCATTCGAGCGGGCGTGCGACAAACTGGGGGTACAGATCGTGAGTGCGTATTCGCCGCAAGCGAAAGGGCGGGTGGAACGGCGGAACGGGATTCTGCAGGATCGGTTGGTGAAGGAACTGCGTCTTGCGGGGATTTGTACGATCGAGGAGGCGAACCGGTACTTGTGGGAGACGTTCCTGCCTCAGTTCAACGAACGCTTTGCGGTAGAAGCGGAAGACTCGCAGGACGTGCATGTGCGATGTACCAAAGAAACGAAGCTGAAAGAGATCTTTTGCTTTGAAGCGAATCGAGTCGTACAAAACGATTACACAATCTACTATGAGAGGCAGGTGCTGCAGATCAAGAACGACAAAGGCTTCCTTCCTCGGCCGAAACAGAAGGTCCTGGTTCGAAAATACCTGGATGAAACGATCTCCCTGTTCCATGAGAATAGGGAGTTGAAGTATGAGCGGGTAACTCCTGCACGGCGCACCAAACAGCGGGCAGGATGA
- a CDS encoding aldo/keto reductase — translation MEKRRLGNSDMEITRIGLGAWAIGGSWRWGWGPQDERDSIATIHKALDMGINWIDTAPAYGLGVSEEVIGKALKERSDKPYIFTKCGIIWDEAGNARQYISRKTILKEIDESLQRLKVDVIDLYQIHWPTPDDRIEEAWETLAELKEKGKVRYIGVSNFSVAQMERAARIAPITSLQPPYSLLRREIEKEILPYCAEHGIGVIVYSPMGSGLLTGKMTRERIARLPDDDWRRKSDEFNEPRLSRNLALVEILKEIAERHGCTPGEVAIAWVLRHPAVTGAIVGMRRPDQVDGVIHAPEVSLDEDDISRLERFLTENP, via the coding sequence ATGGAGAAAAGACGCTTGGGAAACTCCGACATGGAGATCACCCGTATAGGGCTCGGTGCTTGGGCCATAGGAGGGAGTTGGAGGTGGGGATGGGGCCCCCAGGACGAGCGGGATTCCATCGCCACCATCCACAAGGCCCTGGACATGGGAATCAACTGGATCGACACCGCACCGGCCTACGGCCTCGGGGTCTCGGAGGAAGTGATAGGGAAGGCCCTCAAGGAACGCTCCGACAAGCCGTACATCTTCACCAAGTGCGGCATCATCTGGGACGAGGCGGGGAATGCACGGCAGTACATCTCCCGCAAGACCATCCTCAAGGAGATCGACGAGAGTCTGCAACGTCTCAAGGTGGATGTCATCGATCTGTACCAGATCCACTGGCCCACCCCCGACGACCGCATAGAAGAGGCGTGGGAGACCCTCGCGGAACTCAAGGAGAAGGGGAAGGTCCGCTACATAGGGGTCTCCAACTTCTCGGTCGCCCAGATGGAACGGGCGGCGAGAATCGCACCCATCACGAGCCTCCAACCCCCCTATTCACTTCTCAGGAGAGAGATAGAAAAGGAGATCCTCCCCTACTGCGCCGAACACGGCATCGGGGTGATCGTGTACTCGCCCATGGGTTCCGGGCTCCTCACCGGGAAGATGACCAGGGAGCGGATAGCCCGACTTCCGGATGACGACTGGAGGAGGAAGTCCGACGAGTTCAATGAGCCCAGACTCTCCCGCAACCTCGCACTCGTGGAGATCCTCAAGGAAATCGCGGAGAGACACGGGTGCACTCCAGGCGAGGTGGCCATCGCCTGGGTACTCAGGCACCCGGCTGTCACGGGGGCCATCGTAGGGATGCGCCGGCCCGATCAGGTGGACGGGGTCATCCATGCCCCCGAGGTGAGCCTCGACGAAGACGATATCTCCCGCCTCGAGAGATTCCTCACCGAGAACCCATGA
- a CDS encoding KamA family radical SAM protein, translating into MSLPFLVTPYYRRLADTHPALARQITPSPLEARTLPYETADPLADAAHSPLPRLVHRYPDRALILVTDRCAAYCRFCFRRHFTASGESSLTPGQEQAILAYLREHPEVEEVLLSGGDPLMLPDTRLAALLSGLRALRPGLVIRLGTRIPVVLPTRITARLARILAAARPLWVVTHFNHPAELTPEAHAAVEALLTCGLPVVNQTVLLRGVNDHEETLAALFRGLLRWGVKPYYLLQGDLAAGTSHFRTPLSHTFDLYDRLSSMLSGLALPVLAVDLPDGGGKVRLHRSSVVRTDETWYYLQGPDGGLYRYPREEHLYEREDDPS; encoded by the coding sequence ATGTCGCTGCCGTTTCTCGTCACCCCCTACTACCGCAGGCTCGCCGACACCCACCCCGCCCTCGCCCGCCAAATCACCCCCTCGCCCCTCGAGGCCCGCACCCTCCCCTACGAGACGGCCGACCCCCTCGCCGATGCCGCCCACTCCCCCCTCCCCCGGCTCGTCCACCGCTACCCCGACCGCGCCCTCATCCTCGTCACCGATCGCTGCGCCGCCTACTGTCGCTTCTGCTTCAGGCGGCACTTCACCGCCTCCGGGGAGTCGTCCCTCACCCCCGGCCAGGAGCAGGCCATCCTCGCCTACCTTCGGGAACATCCCGAGGTGGAGGAGGTCCTCCTCTCGGGCGGAGACCCCCTCATGCTCCCCGACACCCGACTCGCCGCCCTCCTCTCCGGGCTCCGCGCCCTGCGTCCCGGGCTCGTCATCCGTCTGGGCACACGCATCCCGGTCGTCCTCCCCACGCGGATCACCGCCCGGCTCGCCCGCATCCTCGCCGCCGCCCGGCCGCTCTGGGTCGTCACCCACTTCAACCACCCCGCCGAACTCACCCCAGAGGCCCACGCCGCCGTGGAGGCACTCCTCACCTGCGGCCTCCCGGTCGTGAACCAGACCGTACTCCTCCGAGGCGTCAACGACCACGAGGAGACGCTTGCTGCCCTCTTCCGGGGGCTCCTCCGTTGGGGGGTGAAACCCTACTACCTCCTCCAGGGCGACCTCGCCGCAGGTACCTCGCACTTCCGCACCCCCCTCTCCCACACCTTCGACCTCTACGACCGCCTCTCCTCCATGCTCTCCGGCCTCGCCCTCCCTGTCCTCGCCGTGGACCTCCCCGACGGCGGCGGCAAGGTACGCCTTCACCGCTCCTCGGTGGTACGGACCGACGAGACATGGTACTATCTCCAGGGGCCCGACGGCGGACTCTACCGCTACCCCCGCGAAGAACACCTGTACGAGCGAGAGGACGATCCTTCATGA